One stretch of Serinicoccus hydrothermalis DNA includes these proteins:
- a CDS encoding inorganic phosphate transporter has translation MSWPLLVAAVAFALVNGANTGATLLSVTHTLDSVGHLLALLLLALGVMAGPWLFGTAVAARFAQKLLPGGGGERSELSMLVAVVTTLVVVLALTRMSVPTGLTLAFVGSLAGVGAASGAGVPWGSVLVVLGTMALAPVLGALIAAAVVAGLARRLHSRHVSRSLGRVHAVCFPALALGYGASDGQKMLAIAAVALGLSSSAGGDAVPAPAPLLVATGVLFALGSAIGHRRMSRRLGRGLLPVRPLYAVTSEIATTGALLGSAGVGAPAGVAQTLTGSLVGAGASQGLGRVRWPQVSAIAVAWLVTLPTTFGLSAAVTGGLRVGGVW, from the coding sequence GTGAGCTGGCCCCTGCTCGTGGCCGCGGTGGCCTTCGCCCTCGTCAACGGCGCCAACACCGGCGCCACGCTGCTGTCGGTCACGCACACCCTGGACTCCGTCGGGCACCTGCTGGCGCTGCTGCTCCTCGCCCTGGGCGTCATGGCCGGCCCGTGGCTCTTCGGCACCGCGGTGGCCGCGCGCTTCGCCCAGAAGCTCCTGCCCGGGGGCGGCGGCGAGCGCTCGGAGCTGAGCATGCTGGTGGCTGTCGTCACCACGCTGGTGGTCGTCCTGGCGCTGACCAGGATGAGCGTGCCCACCGGACTCACCCTCGCCTTCGTCGGCTCGCTGGCCGGCGTCGGCGCCGCCTCGGGCGCCGGCGTGCCCTGGGGCTCGGTCCTCGTCGTCCTCGGGACCATGGCCCTGGCGCCGGTGCTCGGTGCCCTCATCGCCGCAGCGGTCGTCGCGGGACTCGCGCGGCGGCTGCACTCGCGCCACGTCAGCCGCAGCCTGGGGCGGGTGCACGCCGTCTGCTTCCCGGCCCTGGCCCTGGGCTACGGCGCCAGCGACGGGCAGAAGATGCTCGCCATCGCGGCCGTGGCCCTGGGGCTGAGCAGCAGCGCCGGCGGCGACGCCGTCCCCGCACCGGCACCGCTGCTCGTGGCGACCGGAGTGCTCTTCGCCCTGGGCAGCGCGATCGGGCACCGCCGCATGTCGCGGCGGCTGGGTCGCGGGCTGCTCCCGGTGCGGCCCCTGTATGCCGTCACCTCGGAGATCGCCACCACCGGCGCCCTGCTCGGGTCGGCCGGCGTGGGGGCGCCGGCGGGGGTCGCCCAGACCCTCACCGGCTCTCTCGTCGGCGCCGGGGCGAGCCAGGGCCTGGGGCGGGTGCGCTGGCCGCAGGTCTCCGCGATCGCCGTGGCCTGGCTGGTGACCCTGCCCACCACCTTCGGGCTGTCCGCCGCCGTCACCGGTGGCCTGCGGGTCGGAGGTGTCTGGTGA